Proteins from one Camelina sativa cultivar DH55 chromosome 8, Cs, whole genome shotgun sequence genomic window:
- the LOC104706710 gene encoding arabinogalactan peptide 16-like produces MSFSRLFFVVSTIVWIVFTILLPMTHAQSAAPAPAPTSDGTAIDQGIAYVLMLVALVLTYLIL; encoded by the exons atgtCGTTCTCGAGGCTTTTCTTCGTCGTTTCGACAATCGTATGGATAGTTTTCACCATTTTGTTGCCAATGACACATGCTCAATCCGCGGCTCCTGCTCCGGCTCCAACAAGCGACG GAACAGCGATAGACCAAGGCATAGCATATGTCCTCATGTTGGTGGCTTTGGTCCTCACATATCTCATCCTTTAA
- the LOC104706711 gene encoding probable WRKY transcription factor 30, protein MEKKSSNGDWEKMKKEINELMTEGRDYAHQFGSASSQETREHLAKKILESYHKSLTIMNYSGEQDSPHAHGGGGSPKSDDSDQEPLVITKSSKKSMPKWTRKVIITPGAGIDRTLDDGFSWRKYGQKDILGAKFPRGYFRCTYRKSQGCEATKHVQRSDENQMLFEISYRGIHSCSQAANVGSTIPVQNPKPNQTQEHENLDIVKDSLDDYNHGGHLHHNLHYPMSSTPNLESDNPYMLQMRDHNMDFFGSTSFSSDLGTNINYNFPASGSASHSTSNSPSTIPLESPFDSYDPNHPYGGGFGGFY, encoded by the exons atggagaagaagagtagtaATGGAGATtgggagaagatgaagaaagagatcaACGAGCTAATGACAGAAGGAAGAGACTATGCACACCAGTTCGGATCGGCTTCATCTCAAGAAACACGTGAACATTTAgccaagaagattcttgaaTCTTACCACAAGTCTCTCACCATTATGAACTACTCCGGCGAGCAAGATTCGCCGCATGCTCACGGTGGTGGAGGAAGCCCCAAGAGTGATGATTCGGATCAAGAACCACTTGTCATTACCAAGAG ttCGAAGAAGTCAATGCCAAAGTGGACTCGGAAAGTCATAATTACCCCTGGAGCTGGTATCGACAGAACACTTGACGATGGTTTTAGTTGGAGAAAGTACGGCCAGAAGGATATCCTCGGAGCCAAATTTCCAAG AGGATACTTTAGATGCACGTATAGAAAATCTCAAGGATGTGAAGCTACAAAACATGTCCAAAGATCTGATGAAAATCAGATGCTCTTTGAGATCAGTTACCGAGGAATACATTCTTGCTCTCAAGCTGCAAATGTCGGTTCAACCATCCCGGTGCAAAACCCCAAACCGAACCAGACCCAAGAACACGAAAATCTTGACATTGTGAAGGACAGTCTAGACGACTACAATCATGGGGGACATTTGCATCACAATCTTCACTATCCTATGTCCTCTACCCCAAATCTTGAGAGTGATAACCCGTATATGCTTCAAATGAGAGATCACAACATGGACTTTTTCGGATCTACGAGTTTCTCTAGTGATCTAGGAACTAATATCAACTACAATTTTCCTGCGTCTGGCTCGGCTTCTCACTCTACATCAAACTCTCCATCCACCATCCCTTTGGAATCCCCGTTTGATAGCTATGATCCTAATCATCCATACGGAGGAGGGTTTGGAGGATTCTATTAA